A stretch of the Alnus glutinosa chromosome 6, dhAlnGlut1.1, whole genome shotgun sequence genome encodes the following:
- the LOC133871847 gene encoding protein CHLOROPLAST VESICULATION: MAFASSCCLNISGPTPPSNPSLPPKTPQIAWKKDEGSWRRGCVLGMACMFVGSEMSNFVIDETHIAIAQENMSFVVESNTKWSNKRTCPAWRLNSLETIVPENLPRPSARRRWESVGYSKNAPAVLEVAFRTSTNATSCFSL, encoded by the exons atggcctTTGCAAGCAGTTGCTGCCTCAATATCTCCGGTCCAACGCCTCCTTCAAACCCTTCTCTTCCTCCAAAAACACCTCAGATTGCATG GAAGAAGGATGAAGGATCATGGAGAAGGGGATGTGTTTTAGGCATGGCTTGCATGTTTGTTGGATCAGAAATGAGCAACTTTGTGATTGACGAAACCCATATTGCCATTGCCCAAGAAAACATGTCATTTGTGGTTGAATCAAATACCAAATGGAGTAACAAGAGAACGTGCCCGGCTTGGCGTCTGAATTCGCTTGAGACCATCGTGCCGGAGAACCTTCCGAGACCATCGGCTCGCCGGAGATGGGAGTCGGTTGGCTATTCTAAGAATGCCCCGGCAGTACTTGAAGTGGCATTCAGAACTAGCACCAATGCCACCAGCTGCTTTTCTTTGTAA